Proteins from one Clostridia bacterium genomic window:
- a CDS encoding family 16 glycosylhydrolase, producing MKRIFENIKNKFSHGFGPAWAGSKLLFLPIIALAVIVALLVVLMIVGKKTPYQFDSRSYSEHRYNPGWSEFSQDDVSESSSDSGSDQSETDEQYYERMSKLLRDSVACNVEREGYTETAAKSIKTGSFYKIVYGADDNAIRVAPDITDARTTRTSDGFNTVVTPDVTIYHEPRRDSNSQEFLLTPAAEGGYYIISKSSGKMLAEVGGYPMLRDAGFVSGRRWDVKKAESGRYVITSLSDGGVLNMYHGQLVLEKAELMDDDAWFIYEVDPSASWQSVFVDNFEPGYISAMWTRKGNDLTTDGSWVFDGGRIEIKARLKQGARAYMTALTATGEAARVDIFDASTFDETLRCGVSFTDGATTVKHGQLGVGAGLTDWHEYAVEWDSEQVRFYFDGVMYSVFNVTTDAARASFSGTLMTLSIEGFAPPYSENIDYVKFRKRRGETLSVAGGGTPLDPTATASAGGACHGAAAVNGGYAIAVADGVEFYSESGNRYRVVSGFDGTATSLIPARGGDLLLVLCRGGKNAYVIDCVTGAYKTLSGHTDSITCGALAVSGVCVTGARDGTIRIWGAESGNMIAVINAESVPRSADINSVGDRFAVGFNDGYVRVYNTQSHKLFTYFNGHDCAVTALDFINDGKLASGDASGKLMLWDLYVNIRYYTSSHCLSAINGIYYYGGALYTSGGDGAIRRYALSEPVEITAVRALHGAAVCEADVRGAVLSVGYDGRAFLCDAELNVRYELKGMTGFAAGCAVSNDGKHAVVCAENGRLCFYSL from the coding sequence ATGAAGAGGATTTTTGAGAACATCAAAAATAAGTTTTCACACGGCTTCGGGCCCGCGTGGGCGGGCTCGAAGCTTCTTTTCTTGCCCATAATCGCGCTCGCCGTCATCGTCGCGCTGCTCGTCGTGCTGATGATCGTAGGCAAAAAAACGCCGTATCAATTCGATTCCAGAAGCTACAGTGAGCACCGCTACAACCCCGGCTGGTCGGAGTTCTCGCAGGACGACGTGTCCGAATCGAGCAGCGATTCCGGCAGCGATCAGAGCGAGACGGACGAACAGTACTACGAGCGTATGTCGAAGCTGCTGCGCGATTCCGTCGCGTGCAACGTCGAGCGCGAGGGCTACACCGAGACCGCCGCGAAGAGCATAAAAACGGGCAGCTTCTATAAGATCGTCTACGGCGCTGACGACAACGCGATCCGCGTGGCGCCGGATATAACCGACGCGCGCACGACGCGCACTTCGGACGGCTTCAACACCGTCGTCACTCCGGATGTGACGATCTACCACGAGCCGCGCCGCGACTCGAACTCGCAGGAGTTCCTGCTGACTCCGGCGGCGGAGGGCGGGTACTATATCATCTCGAAATCCTCCGGCAAGATGCTCGCCGAGGTCGGCGGTTATCCGATGCTGCGCGACGCCGGCTTCGTCTCCGGGCGCCGCTGGGACGTCAAAAAGGCGGAAAGCGGCAGGTACGTCATAACCTCTCTCTCCGACGGCGGCGTGCTGAATATGTACCACGGCCAGCTCGTGCTTGAAAAGGCGGAGCTGATGGACGACGACGCGTGGTTCATCTACGAGGTCGACCCGTCGGCGTCGTGGCAGAGCGTGTTTGTGGATAACTTCGAGCCGGGATACATCTCGGCGATGTGGACCCGCAAGGGCAACGACCTGACGACCGACGGAAGCTGGGTCTTCGACGGCGGCAGGATAGAGATAAAAGCGCGTCTGAAGCAGGGAGCCCGCGCGTATATGACCGCGCTGACCGCGACCGGCGAAGCGGCGCGCGTCGATATCTTCGACGCCTCGACCTTCGACGAAACGCTGCGCTGCGGCGTTTCCTTCACCGACGGCGCGACCACCGTCAAGCACGGGCAGCTCGGCGTCGGAGCGGGGCTGACCGACTGGCACGAATACGCGGTGGAATGGGATTCCGAGCAGGTGCGTTTCTACTTTGACGGCGTTATGTACTCCGTCTTCAACGTAACGACCGACGCGGCGCGCGCCTCCTTCAGCGGCACGCTGATGACGCTCTCGATCGAGGGCTTCGCGCCGCCGTATTCGGAGAATATCGACTACGTGAAATTCCGCAAGCGCAGGGGCGAGACGCTCTCCGTCGCGGGAGGGGGAACGCCTCTCGACCCGACGGCGACCGCCTCCGCGGGCGGCGCGTGTCACGGCGCGGCCGCGGTGAACGGCGGCTACGCGATCGCCGTTGCGGACGGCGTGGAGTTCTATTCCGAAAGCGGAAACAGATACAGAGTCGTTTCCGGTTTCGACGGCACCGCGACGTCGCTGATACCCGCGCGCGGCGGCGACCTTCTGCTCGTCCTCTGCCGCGGCGGCAAAAACGCCTACGTCATCGATTGCGTGACGGGCGCGTATAAGACGCTTTCCGGCCATACCGACAGCATAACCTGCGGCGCGCTCGCGGTCTCGGGCGTCTGCGTGACCGGCGCGAGGGACGGCACGATAAGGATATGGGGCGCGGAAAGCGGCAATATGATCGCGGTGATTAACGCCGAATCGGTGCCGCGCTCGGCGGATATAAATTCGGTCGGCGACCGCTTCGCCGTCGGCTTCAACGACGGCTACGTGCGCGTTTACAACACGCAGTCGCATAAGCTTTTCACCTACTTTAACGGCCACGACTGCGCGGTTACCGCGCTTGACTTCATAAACGACGGCAAGCTCGCCAGCGGCGACGCCTCCGGCAAGCTGATGCTCTGGGATCTCTACGTGAATATCAGATATTATACGTCAAGCCACTGCCTGAGCGCGATCAACGGGATATATTACTACGGCGGCGCGCTCTACACCTCCGGCGGCGACGGAGCGATCCGCCGCTACGCGCTCAGCGAGCCGGTCGAAATAACCGCGGTGCGCGCCCTTCACGGCGCCGCGGTATGTGAAGCGGACGTGCGCGGGGCAGTCCTCAGCGTCGGCTACGACGGCAGGGCGTTCCTCTGCGACGCGGAGCTGAACGTCAGGTACGAATTGAAAGGAATGACGGGATTTGCCGCCGGCTGCGCCGTCTCAAACGACGGTAAGCACGCCGTCGTTTGCGCGGAGAACGGGCGATTGTGTTTCTATTCGCTGTAA
- a CDS encoding coenzyme F420-0:L-glutamate ligase, which translates to MRYTGVTSRGIIAPIFQQGDDLIAGVTSSIIKASAEEGFALHDGDVVGVTEAVVARTQGNYATCDQIAADVRAKLGDGVIGLVFPILSRNRFAIMLRAFARAAGKLIVQLSYPSDEVGNPLLTWEQVDAAGVDPYKDSFTLEQFRAKFGNDTVHKFTGVDYIEYYRTLGDNVEIIFSNDPRFILNYTNNVINCDIHTRRRTERILKEAGANVWAMDKLMTAPVDGSGYNEKYGLLGSNKATEEKVKLFPRDVGSFVEKLAAALYEATGKHIEVMVYGDGGFKDPVGGIWELADPVVSPAYTAGLEGTPNELKMKYFADNEFASLTGEALAEAMRSRIREKDKSLVGNMQSQGTTPRRLTDLLGSLCDLTSGSGDRGTPIVLIQGYFTNFATE; encoded by the coding sequence ATGAGATATACGGGAGTAACTTCAAGAGGAATAATCGCGCCTATTTTCCAGCAGGGCGACGACCTTATCGCCGGCGTAACGTCGAGCATAATCAAGGCGTCCGCCGAAGAGGGCTTCGCCCTTCACGACGGCGACGTCGTGGGCGTTACCGAAGCGGTCGTCGCGAGAACGCAGGGCAATTACGCGACCTGCGACCAGATCGCCGCGGACGTCCGCGCCAAGCTCGGCGACGGCGTTATCGGCTTGGTGTTCCCGATTTTGAGCAGAAACAGATTCGCGATAATGCTCCGCGCCTTCGCGCGCGCGGCGGGCAAGCTGATCGTACAGCTTTCCTACCCCTCCGACGAGGTCGGCAACCCGCTTCTGACCTGGGAGCAGGTCGACGCCGCGGGAGTCGATCCCTACAAGGACAGCTTCACCCTCGAGCAGTTCCGCGCGAAGTTCGGCAACGACACCGTGCATAAGTTCACCGGCGTCGACTATATCGAATACTACCGTACGCTCGGCGACAACGTGGAGATAATCTTCTCCAACGACCCGCGCTTCATCCTTAACTATACCAATAACGTCATCAACTGCGACATCCACACCCGCCGCCGCACCGAGCGCATTCTGAAGGAAGCCGGCGCGAACGTCTGGGCGATGGATAAGCTCATGACCGCGCCCGTCGACGGCAGCGGCTACAACGAGAAGTACGGTCTGCTCGGCAGCAACAAGGCGACCGAGGAGAAGGTCAAGCTCTTCCCGCGCGACGTCGGTTCCTTCGTCGAGAAGCTCGCCGCGGCGCTCTACGAGGCGACCGGCAAGCATATCGAAGTCATGGTCTACGGCGACGGCGGCTTCAAGGATCCAGTCGGCGGCATCTGGGAGCTCGCCGACCCGGTCGTTTCCCCCGCCTACACCGCCGGTCTCGAGGGCACGCCCAACGAGCTGAAGATGAAGTACTTCGCGGATAACGAGTTCGCCTCACTGACGGGCGAGGCGCTCGCCGAGGCGATGCGCTCCCGCATCCGCGAGAAGGATAAGAGCCTCGTCGGCAATATGCAGTCGCAGGGCACGACTCCGCGCCGCCTGACCGACCTGCTCGGCAGTCTTTGCGACCTGACCAGCGGAAGCGGCGACAGAGGCACCCCCATCGTGCTGATCCAGGGCTACTTCACCAACTTCGCTACCGAGTAA
- a CDS encoding carbohydrate ABC transporter permease: MDLKEKVFGFPGRAKSFIREKHEKNPYMAKKASAKLAHIGWAIFRTLLLIGLSFIIIYPVIYMVSMGFRVSEEVMDPSVVWIPKTLTLDNFKMTIDLMKYWDALKQTVLFSILSSLLAVASCAITGYGFARFKFKGKKFLFVLVLLMVIIPSQTTIIPQFIQFRYFDFFGIGKIVQLITGRLWSTNILDTGWSLYLPAIFANGIRAGIMIYIFRQFFRGLPKELEDAAYIDGCGPVRTFIQIMIPLSSAAFITVFLFSFVWYWNDYYVSGMFFSNIGTVSVRLSGLRSLLSMSQASVSFDPYSIITYMQAGCLLTIAPPLIVYIIFQRFFTQSIEKTGIVG, from the coding sequence ATGGATTTGAAAGAAAAAGTATTCGGCTTCCCCGGCAGAGCGAAAAGCTTTATCCGCGAGAAGCATGAGAAGAACCCCTATATGGCGAAGAAGGCGAGCGCCAAGCTCGCGCATATCGGCTGGGCGATATTCAGAACGCTGCTGCTCATAGGCCTTAGCTTCATCATCATTTATCCGGTCATCTACATGGTCTCGATGGGCTTCCGCGTATCCGAAGAGGTCATGGACCCCTCGGTCGTCTGGATCCCTAAAACGCTGACGCTTGACAACTTCAAGATGACGATCGACCTGATGAAGTACTGGGACGCGCTGAAACAGACGGTGCTCTTCAGTATCCTCAGCTCGCTGCTGGCGGTCGCGTCCTGCGCGATCACCGGCTACGGCTTCGCGAGATTCAAGTTCAAGGGCAAGAAGTTCCTCTTCGTGCTGGTGCTGCTGATGGTCATTATCCCGTCGCAGACGACGATAATCCCGCAGTTCATCCAGTTCAGATACTTCGACTTTTTCGGCATCGGCAAGATCGTGCAGCTTATAACCGGCAGACTGTGGTCGACGAACATCCTCGACACCGGATGGTCGCTCTATCTGCCCGCGATCTTCGCCAACGGCATCCGCGCCGGCATAATGATATACATCTTCCGTCAGTTCTTCCGCGGGCTCCCGAAGGAGCTGGAGGACGCGGCGTATATCGACGGCTGCGGACCTGTCAGAACGTTCATCCAGATAATGATCCCGCTGTCTTCGGCGGCGTTCATCACGGTCTTCCTGTTCTCTTTCGTCTGGTACTGGAACGACTACTACGTATCCGGAATGTTCTTCTCGAACATAGGCACCGTCTCGGTGCGACTTTCCGGCCTGCGCAGTTTGCTCAGCATGAGCCAGGCGAGCGTCAGCTTCGACCCGTACTCGATCATAACCTACATGCAGGCGGGCTGTCTGCTGACGATAGCGCCTCCGCTGATAGTCTATATCATCTTCCAGCGCTTCTTCACGCAGAGCATCGAGAAGACCGGCATCGTCGGCTGA
- a CDS encoding sugar ABC transporter permease: protein MIFKKRLIPGDEIGVNGEAENAEAVVSEAEEAVEAAAAEPEAVETEAVETEAEAAVESFEAEAEAAEAAAAETVAAAEVAAEAEAETERIQVLEPAYAGMEGASRSPLRRRRKMSYERKKGLYGYGFIGIWIIGVLTFFIRPLIGVFEFAFCNININQQVGGYTLSWNNFKWIKFAFQTDPSFLRSMVTSFLSMFYSVPGIVIFSLTIAVILNQNFRGRTFARAVFFLPVIVTSGVVISIIQGDSMSTVVLSGSKGGSMVQAFGLSNFLYSLNLNADIVNFISNFTNQMFNFAWKSGVQILLFIAALQTISPDLYEASSIEGATGWEDFWKITIPMISPMILLASIYTIVDSFTDYSSSTMTYITDQVKNNGRIEYGSVLAIIYSLLALLVIGIVYVVIDRMVFYSVD from the coding sequence ATGATTTTCAAAAAGAGACTCATTCCCGGTGACGAGATCGGCGTGAACGGCGAGGCCGAGAACGCCGAAGCCGTCGTTTCCGAAGCGGAAGAGGCCGTCGAAGCGGCCGCCGCCGAGCCGGAAGCGGTCGAGACGGAAGCGGTCGAGACGGAAGCGGAAGCCGCCGTCGAGTCCTTCGAGGCCGAGGCCGAGGCCGCGGAAGCCGCTGCGGCGGAGACCGTTGCCGCCGCCGAAGTCGCCGCCGAAGCGGAGGCGGAGACGGAGCGCATACAGGTCCTCGAGCCCGCCTACGCGGGAATGGAGGGCGCTTCGCGCAGCCCGCTGCGCCGCAGACGCAAGATGTCCTACGAACGCAAGAAGGGGCTTTACGGCTACGGCTTCATCGGCATCTGGATAATCGGCGTGCTGACCTTCTTCATCCGTCCGCTGATAGGCGTCTTTGAGTTCGCCTTCTGCAATATCAATATCAATCAGCAGGTCGGCGGTTACACGCTGAGCTGGAACAACTTCAAGTGGATAAAGTTTGCGTTCCAGACCGACCCGTCCTTCCTGCGCAGCATGGTGACCTCCTTCCTGAGTATGTTCTACTCGGTTCCGGGCATCGTCATTTTCAGCTTGACCATAGCGGTCATACTGAATCAGAATTTCCGCGGCAGGACCTTTGCCCGCGCGGTATTCTTCCTGCCCGTCATCGTCACCAGCGGCGTCGTCATTTCGATAATCCAGGGCGACTCGATGTCCACCGTTGTTCTGAGCGGATCGAAGGGCGGCTCGATGGTCCAGGCGTTCGGACTGAGCAACTTCCTGTATTCTCTGAATCTGAACGCGGATATCGTAAACTTCATTTCAAACTTCACCAACCAGATGTTCAACTTCGCCTGGAAGTCGGGCGTGCAGATACTGCTCTTCATAGCGGCGCTGCAGACGATATCGCCCGATCTCTACGAAGCGTCTTCGATAGAAGGCGCGACCGGCTGGGAGGACTTCTGGAAAATAACGATCCCGATGATCTCACCCATGATCCTGCTGGCGTCGATCTATACGATAGTCGACTCCTTCACCGACTACTCCAGCAGCACCATGACCTACATCACCGATCAGGTCAAGAACAACGGCAGAATCGAATACGGCTCGGTCCTTGCGATAATCTATTCGCTGCTCGCGCTGCTGGTCATCGGCATCGTTTACGTGGTGATCGACCGGATGGTCTTCTATTCGGTTGATTAA
- a CDS encoding glycosyltransferase family 2 protein codes for MDTLYIVVPCYNEEAALPETSRVLLGRVAELAEAGRVSAESRVLFVDDGSKDGTWEFIAGLKSVSPYAAGLKLSRNRGHQNALLAGLLAAKDDCDMTISIDADLQDDVAVIDGFLDKYYEGFDVVYGVRSDRSSDSAFKRRTARRYYKTLQKMGVEIVPEHADCRLMSRRALDALAEFKEVNLFLRGLVPLVGFPSATVEYARHERKAGESKYPLKKMLALAWQGVTSMSVRPIRLILTLGVTLLALGLAALIAFSIVTACGHPEWQWTIILAAIAAACGLNLTAVGVVGEYVGKVYLETKARPRYIVEDYFK; via the coding sequence ATCGATACGCTTTATATCGTCGTGCCCTGCTATAACGAGGAGGCGGCGCTGCCGGAGACCTCGCGCGTGCTGCTCGGGCGCGTCGCGGAGCTCGCGGAAGCGGGGCGCGTTTCGGCCGAAAGCCGCGTGCTCTTCGTCGACGACGGCTCGAAGGACGGCACGTGGGAGTTCATCGCAGGGCTGAAGTCCGTCAGCCCCTACGCCGCGGGGCTGAAGCTCTCGCGCAACCGCGGGCACCAGAACGCCCTGCTCGCCGGACTGCTCGCCGCGAAGGACGACTGCGATATGACGATCTCCATCGACGCCGACCTGCAGGACGACGTCGCGGTCATAGACGGCTTCCTCGATAAGTATTACGAGGGCTTCGACGTCGTATACGGCGTGCGCTCGGATCGCAGCAGCGACTCCGCCTTCAAGCGCCGCACGGCGCGGCGCTATTATAAAACGCTGCAAAAAATGGGCGTTGAGATCGTGCCGGAGCACGCCGACTGCCGCCTGATGAGCCGCCGTGCGCTCGACGCGCTCGCGGAGTTCAAGGAGGTCAACCTCTTCCTGCGCGGGCTCGTGCCGCTGGTCGGCTTCCCCTCCGCGACGGTGGAGTACGCCAGACACGAGCGCAAGGCGGGCGAATCGAAATATCCGCTGAAAAAGATGCTCGCGCTGGCGTGGCAGGGCGTCACCTCGATGTCGGTGCGCCCGATACGGCTGATACTTACGCTCGGCGTGACGCTTCTCGCGCTCGGGCTCGCGGCGCTGATCGCCTTCTCGATAGTGACCGCCTGCGGACACCCCGAATGGCAGTGGACGATAATCCTCGCGGCGATCGCCGCCGCCTGCGGTCTGAACCTCACCGCCGTCGGCGTAGTCGGCGAATACGTCGGCAAGGTCTATCTCGAAACGAAGGCGAGACCGCGGTATATTGTTGAAGATTACTTCAAATAA
- a CDS encoding HlyC/CorC family transporter, which produces MPVLAGTSAADAASQVSDGGDLTGILLRILLLIVLIAVNAFFAATEIAVISVSEGKVRKMAEEGGRKAKRLLKFIDNPAKFLATIQVGVTFAGLMASASAAKSFVTPVSNLFCEPSSASRGAVEVAVLIGLTLLLSFLMLVFGELVPKRIAMQKSEKLALAVSGVVTGISKIFAPFVWLLTKTTNGVLRVCGIDPNLNSEEVTEEEIRIMVEEGEEAGVVEQSEKEMIDNVFELNDIRVSEIMTHRTEIEAISVEDGIDEAVDIAIKEGYSRIPVYDDTIDDIIGVLYVKDLLKFVTKNAPKNFNIKTILRPVYFVPDTNTVSEVLRELQSRRQHIAVVLDEYGGTAGIVTMEDLLEAIVGSIQDEYDNEDEEIVKVDESVFVIDGASDLEEVSESIGVELPEGEYSTVGGMLIDRLDRVPDDGETPVVEFDGLRFEVLKIEDHRIQSVRITKLPEGEEAAGENE; this is translated from the coding sequence ATGCCGGTTTTGGCCGGCACATCAGCGGCTGACGCCGCATCGCAGGTCTCCGACGGAGGAGACTTAACGGGCATATTGCTCAGGATACTTTTATTGATAGTGCTTATCGCCGTCAACGCCTTCTTCGCGGCGACCGAGATCGCGGTGATCTCCGTCAGCGAAGGCAAGGTCAGGAAGATGGCCGAGGAGGGCGGCAGAAAAGCGAAACGGCTGCTGAAGTTCATCGACAATCCGGCGAAGTTTCTCGCGACGATCCAGGTCGGCGTGACCTTCGCGGGACTCATGGCGAGCGCAAGCGCGGCGAAAAGCTTCGTGACACCGGTCAGCAATCTGTTCTGCGAGCCGTCGAGCGCGTCGAGAGGCGCGGTCGAGGTCGCGGTGCTCATCGGGCTGACTCTGCTGCTTTCATTTCTTATGCTCGTCTTCGGCGAGCTGGTGCCGAAGCGCATCGCGATGCAGAAATCGGAAAAGCTGGCGCTTGCGGTTTCCGGCGTCGTGACGGGGATATCAAAGATATTCGCCCCGTTCGTCTGGCTGCTTACCAAGACGACCAACGGCGTGCTGCGCGTCTGCGGCATCGACCCGAACCTCAACTCCGAGGAAGTGACCGAGGAGGAGATACGCATCATGGTCGAGGAGGGCGAGGAAGCCGGCGTCGTCGAGCAGTCGGAAAAAGAGATGATAGACAACGTCTTTGAGCTCAACGACATCCGCGTAAGCGAAATAATGACCCACCGTACCGAGATCGAAGCCATCTCCGTTGAAGACGGCATCGACGAAGCGGTCGATATCGCGATAAAAGAGGGCTATTCCCGCATCCCCGTTTACGATGATACGATAGACGATATAATCGGAGTGCTTTACGTCAAGGACCTGCTGAAGTTCGTCACGAAGAACGCGCCGAAAAACTTCAACATTAAAACGATACTGCGTCCGGTCTACTTCGTGCCGGATACGAACACCGTTTCCGAGGTGCTGCGCGAGCTGCAGAGCCGCCGCCAGCACATCGCGGTCGTGCTCGACGAATACGGCGGCACAGCCGGCATCGTCACGATGGAGGACCTTCTGGAAGCCATCGTCGGCAGCATTCAGGATGAATACGATAACGAGGACGAGGAGATCGTCAAGGTCGACGAGAGCGTCTTCGTCATCGACGGCGCGTCCGATCTGGAGGAGGTCTCCGAGAGCATCGGCGTAGAGCTGCCCGAGGGAGAGTATTCCACCGTCGGCGGAATGCTCATCGACCGGCTCGACCGCGTCCCCGACGACGGCGAAACGCCCGTCGTGGAGTTCGACGGCCTGCGCTTCGAGGTGCTGAAGATCGAGGATCACCGCATCCAGAGCGTCCGCATCACCAAGCTGCCCGAAGGCGAAGAAGCCGCGGGCGAAAACGAGTAA